DNA sequence from the Bradyrhizobium sp. CIAT3101 genome:
ATGAGCTTCAGCTCCGAACAATGTGTGTCAGCGGATATGCGCGGTCACGCGCGGGGCAACAGGGCAGTCTTCAGCGCAGCCTTTAAGCTGCGGGACTAAGCTCTGACGTTGCCGAGGTCGCGAAGCGTCCGAAGAACCGGCCAGGCAGCCGCGAGCGATCGTCGATGACGATGCGCTGGGGAGCTACGAAGCTGGTCAGATCTGGAAACATTCCAAGAATATATAGCAGGCCGAGTTGGAAGCGCGAGAGCTTTGACACGCACGGCTGACGCAACAAAAAAGCGCGGGGTTTTGCCCCGCGCTCTCGAAAACTTGCCTGGTGGCGGGGCTTACTCGCCGACCGCGGTCTGGCGGTCCTGCTTCTCGACGATGCGGGCCGACTTGCCGCGAAGGTTGCGGAGGTAATAGAGCTTGGCGCGACGCACCTTGCCGCGGCGCACCACCTTGATCGAGTCGATCATCGGCGACATCACCGGGAACACGCGCTCCACGCCTTCACCGTAGGAGATCTTGCGAACGGTGAAGCTCTCGTTGAGGCCAGCGCCGGAACGGCCGATGCAAACGCCTTCATAGGCCTGCACGCGCGTGCGGTCGCCTTCGACGACCTTCACGTTGACGATCACGGTGTCGCCGGGACCGAATTCCGGAATGTCCTTGGTGGCGGAGAGCTTGTCGAATTGCTCTTTTTCAAGCTGTTGGATCAGGTTCATGGGTAAATCTCCATCGGCGCGCCCAGCCTTGGAAACGGGGGCTGCGCGAAATTCGTTTATCCAGCCATTGCGGATGTGGGCGCTCCTATAAGGCAAGCCGGAGCGTTTGTCACCCGTCTGTCTTGTTTTTTGGCGTTTTTTGGCGCCTCGGCCGATTCGGGGCTTTCGGCGGGATTTGGGCCCATAAATCCGGCCGCCGGGCCTCTGTCAGGGCCTCCGATTGCGCCCGCCGCCAGGCGGCAACCTTGGCGTGGTCGCCCGAGGTCAGGATCTCCGGGATCGGAACCCCCTCGAACAGCTGCGGGCGGGTATATTGGGGGTATTCGAGCAGGCCGTCGGAAAAACTCTCTTCGGTTCCCGAGGCTTCCTTGCCCATCACCCCCGGCAGCAGCCGGACGCAGGCGTCGATCAGGGCCAGGGCTGCGATTTCGCCTCCCGAGAGCACGTAATCGCCGATCGAGACCTCCTCGAGGGCGCGAGCGTCGATCACCCGCTGGTCGATCCCCTCGAACCGCCCGCAGACGATCAGGGGGCCGGGGCCCCGGGCGAGTTCGGCAACGCGTGCCTGGGTCAATGGCCGACCCCGGGGACTCATCAGCAGCTTTGGCCGGGCTTTTGACGGATCTTGGCCGGTTCCAGCGGCATCGATCGCCGCCGCGAGAACGTCGGCGCGCAGCACCATGCCCGGGCCGCCGCCGGCGGGGGT
Encoded proteins:
- the rplS gene encoding 50S ribosomal protein L19, with protein sequence MNLIQQLEKEQFDKLSATKDIPEFGPGDTVIVNVKVVEGDRTRVQAYEGVCIGRSGAGLNESFTVRKISYGEGVERVFPVMSPMIDSIKVVRRGKVRRAKLYYLRNLRGKSARIVEKQDRQTAVGE
- the trmD gene encoding tRNA (guanosine(37)-N1)-methyltransferase TrmD produces the protein MSNPSPWRATVLTLFPEMFPGPLGVSLAGRALASGLWEIEARDIRASATDRHRSVDDTPAGGGPGMVLRADVLAAAIDAAGTGQDPSKARPKLLMSPRGRPLTQARVAELARGPGPLIVCGRFEGIDQRVIDARALEEVSIGDYVLSGGEIAALALIDACVRLLPGVMGKEASGTEESFSDGLLEYPQYTRPQLFEGVPIPEILTSGDHAKVAAWRRAQSEALTEARRPDLWAQIPPKAPNRPRRQKTPKNKTDG